The genomic segment TGTTCACTTGCTTAACAACAAATAAATAAGCTGGCAAAGTTCTGTAACTCTCTTCTGGATCTCCCCTCAAATGATTAAGAGCAAGTTGCTTGCCCTTCCAAGCTTTGTAGTAGCTAACACCAAGCCCTTTATTTTGCATCattgtcattattgtttttggCACGGGGGTGATTTGTTGCCCTCTAAAATTTTCTAGCAATACATCTGCAACTACAATAGAACTTGCTTGTCGGTGCCTTCGTCTTCTGTCAGAAAGGTCACATGTGAGTATCTTACAATAAATTCGAATTTCAAACTGAGTTGAATTAGCCTTTCGTGTTGCTCGCACTCTCCAACTGCATTTTTCTGTAATGCATCCCACCACATAAAGTGTCTTTGTCGACCTTTCAACATTCATTTCAAATGAAgcattcaaaaaaaatttagtcaaTTCTTTCTTAAGTTCATTTTTAATGTTGAACTTTTAACCAACTGATAAATTCGATCCATCGGTGAATGAAAATGCACCATCACCATATATCGTTAATAGCCAACAAATTTTGTGTATTCGCTTCCAATAAATCAGAATGATAGAAATCAACATGTGGACTTTGTGTTCTAGGTAGATCGAAGACATCATTTTGGTTCAAGTTTTTATTGGCATTATCTTCTTCAACAACAACTTCTTTTGTTGCTGCAGTCAATTCAAAACCATCTTGGATAAAAGTAcaaccaaaatattcatcatgaAGACCCTGATTAAAAGCATCCATATCCAAATCAATTTCCTTTTTTCCACATTCTACATTTACATCAAAATcacattttctttttctattttataCATTAATGATATTGTAATTCACAGCACTACCCTCCACATCTCCAAAATGCACATCACTTGCATTAACCTTTTCTCTATCAACTCTAATATCACAAATCTCAATTACTTCCACATGCAAAACAAGTCTAGTACGCGAATTACAAAATGATAGATATGTTCCCAAGGATCGTGAATTCCGTATATAGATTGAGCATGGTTTGCAAGAATCTACTTCTGGTAAATAACTCAATGTCAATTCAACATCTTATTTAGGCAGACCAAGTGTATCGTATATTTCATTCATGACACATTCTATGGTCAAATTACTACCATCAACGGAAATAGCCGTCCATTCTTTAGATTCGGATAACCCTGTATAAGTTCCTTGTTCATCATTCTTCCACTCTCCATTAGAACTAATCAAAATCTGGATGATCGTCATTCCTATACAAAATAAGCAATAAAGATgtcataaaaattaaatgatttaacatataatcgGATGACATAACATATCAAAGTGGGCGAGTGAAAACTGAATTGAGCGACTGAAAACAGAATTAGGCAATTGAACCCATAATGTTTGGGCGACCGGACAGTTAAGaatgaaatatatgaaaaattatatttacagTATATACATTGTAATAAAAACCAGTaatcgataaaaaaaattgagatgacATTAGAACTTACACCCGATTTAAAATCTTTGACAATATTGAGAAAAATTGAAACTTTTTTTAGGAAAGCAAATGATTATAATATTCTCTTGCTTAATGTAGaggaaggaaaaaaaattgaagagaaAACCAATGAACGAAGGACTAAAAAAAGAAGAATTATTGTGAGAATGAAGAGAAAAAACGCAATCTACATGCTACAAACATGAAACTGAAGTATAAATGTACGAGCAGAATAATATTTGCACCGAGTGACGAACTAGAAATTGAGCTAGGTCCCACGTAGCACGTGCACCTAAAGATATCTAGGACTAAGGTCAGCCGCAAATACACAGAAGACAAGTTTgtttttatcaaataaaaaaagaaatttaaaaaagGCCACGCTTGATTTGCTGTATATTCGAGGTATCTTCTCCTCCTAATTTCTTGTACCATCTCCATCGCCGACTTTCTTAGAACTCAATCACGGAACTTCTCGATCTCGATTTTTTAAATTCGTTTTTATAGTAATTGTTGGTTCGATCATTGAGAGAACAATTCATCTGTTGCtagttgcattgataattgAGGTGACTGTGATTCTTATTCAAGCTGATTTTCTGGACCGTCGTATCGTTTCTCAATGTATTTAATCCTAATTTTTTATGACAGTGACAGTGACAGATCAAACGGGGCGGGAAATTGGTTTTAGCTGAAAACATGTGCCCGTTTCGTTCGATTTATTGATCCTTTTTGGTGATTGTCAGTTTGTTTCTTTCATAAATTTGTTTAAATCTCTAAAAGACCGATCTTTTTGGTTTAAGAAAGGTAAGTCTAtagttaataaaaaaaaaacaagttttGGCCTGAGGAAGATGTTGCGGCATATTTAATAACATGGTGAGAGAAATTCCTGTGGTTTATGTTATATTGGGTGCTTGAGGAGGTCATAAATTGCTACTATCCGAAATTTTATGGATTGTTAAATTGAATTCCAAACACCTTGCCAAATCATCCGTAGATTGAggtctcaacttgttgaggaatgAAATGATCGAATCTCTCAAGTTTAGTTCCTCCTATGACGTAATTTGTTGGAAACTTTTCATGATGCAATGTTTGGACGAAACATTATGATTGTCGATCCTCAAATTTCAGTCAGCAAATCCATTTTCTGTTTTGCAGCTGTGGGAACTCTGTTGTGATGGAAAACCTTAAAGAACGCCTAATCCTACCAAAACCTGCTTCTGCTTTTAATCTCAGAGATTCATCGAATAGGCCGGCTACCTCTGGCTGGCTAGGGGTTGATATTTCTGGCTTGAAAAAGCGAGGTCAAGGCCTTAAATCTTGGATACGAGTGGACGCAAATGGGAATTCCCAAGTGATAGAAGTTGACAAATTCGCGGTGATGCGTCGTTGTGATCTTCCTGCACGTGATCTAAGATTATTGGATCCCTTGTTTGTTTACCCCTCAACTATCCTTGGTAGAGAGAAGGCAATTGTCGTAAATCTTGAGCAGATTCGATGTATCATTACCGCAGATGAGGTTTTGTTGTTAAATTCCCTTGATAGCTGTGTGCTACAGTACGTGGTGGAGCTGCAGCGACGTCTACAAGCGGCGGGATTTGGTGAAGTTTGGCAGTCTGAAGGTCCGGAATTATGCAGAAGGAGAGGAAGTAGAAATTTTGACAATATGTTTGCTAATACATCTCCTGATTACTTGCCCTTTGAATTTAGAGCTCTTGAAGTTGCCTTGGAGACTGCCTGCACTTTTTTGGACTCTCAGGTATGTAACAAGAACCTAGTTTCTCTTTCCATGTCTTTGTAGACATAGGTAGTGCATCTCAAACAGAATGATAAACGTAAAATTTCCTATTACTGAAAGTAACGCTGAAATTTCATTTCCTGATGCTGTTAATGACACTCTGTTTATGTTATGACATAATTTTTTCCTGTTGAAAGCACCATGAAATTAATGTTTAGAACATAGAATCTCTGTTCTGAATACTGCCGGATTCTGGTTCCTTATAATTTCCGTACAGATTTCGTGTTCGATAATTGTTGGAGCATATAACCAATAACTATACTTagatttgcaaaatttttgaaatgaaGGCAGCAGAACTAGAAATTGAGGCATATCCACTGTTGGATGAACTTACATCAAAGATCAGCACCCTGAATCTGGAACGAGTTCGCCGATTAAAAAGCAGACTTGTTGCATTAACTCGGAGGGTTCAAAAGGTGTGAAATCAATCTGCTGGGTGCACCATCTTTATTTCCCCTGGCGATTTGGCTCTGATATATGCTTCCTACAAATTTCTAATGTTATTTTCTAGGTTAGGGATGAGATAGAGCAGCTCATGGATGATGATGGAGATATGGCTGAAATGTATCTCACTGAGAAGAAAAGACACACCGAAACATCATTTGATGGAGATCAATCTTCGATGGGAATCagatcagttgatgggttgctGTCTGCTTTTTCTCCTATCTCTCCTGTTTCTTCACCCTCTGGTGGCAGGAAGCTTGAAAAAAACCTTAGTTTTGCAAGGAGCAGACAGGATAGCATGAGGAGCTCAGAAAGTGTTGTTAATAGAATAGAAGAGCTTGAAATGATGTTGGAGGCATACTTTGTTGTCATTGATAGCACCCTCAATAAATTGACTTCGGTATCATCTGCAGCCATGTACATgtattttcttttcattttttgtCTTCAGTGTTAACAATTTCTTGTCTAATTTCAGCTGAAGGAGTACATTGATGATACCGAGGACTTCATCAACATTCAGCTGGTATGAGGCTTTTTTATGGTCTTGCCTGCTCAACTTCTTTCTTCATTCCTGAAGAAATACATGTCTTctgttaaaagcaaaaaaatgtttttaaaatggtgtgAGCTATTTCTAAATTAGCCGAGGAAGAAATATGGTCATAAATATTCTTTCATTACATGGACCCTTTTAACAATCTTGACCTGGTAAACAACTTGCATACAGAATTGTGTTTCTAGCtactaaaatattataattcttAAACCTCTATAAAAAGGAACAATGTACGTCATTGCAGCAATCTTCATCTGGCTGATTTACTAATCTGAGATTCAGATAATGGAAGGTACAACTATGAGTGCTGATAAACCTTAGAACTCATACTTCTAACCTATTAACCCCTTCCAAAGTTATATAGAAAGATAATGTTCAGGTGCTCGTAAGGTTAAGAATTCCTGCTGTGATAGTCCATGTTCTCTGCAATTCTTTAACGCTTTCAATTTTTAGGCGCATTTTTTAGTTATCAATTATTACCCACGAAATTTCAATGTCTATAACATGGTGTCAGATTAATTGgatcattatttttatgcagGATAATGTTCGAAACCAGCTTATTCAGTTTGAGTTATTACTCACTACTGCAACATTTCTTGTTGCCATATGTGGAGTTGTAGCTGGTATATTTGGAATGAACTTTCCCATTCCCTTGTTTGATGACCCTGATGCATTCAAATGGGTTATAATAATCACTGGAGTTTCTGGACTCATTATGTTTTGCCTATTTTTATGGTTTTACAAGTATAGAAGATTGATGCCGCTGTAGAAAATGGATAATCAGAGGCATCTCTTCTCTATTCACCAAGTTTTTCACGATCCACACTCGAGGTAAAGGTTCTTGCTCGAGTAATTCACCATGAGGAAATGGGATTCGAAACCATGATACACTCTTCTCTTGGTCTTTGCCATTTGCCGGTGGTGTCATTCTCCCCGCTTTCCAAGTGGTGCGCCGATTGTTCCTTTCTGCGGCTTTGCTTTTCCTGTCTAATTTCCAGCAAGGAACGGAGTTGGGGTCTACTTACCAAATTTCTTATCCGCGGACTGACATTTTTTGGGTTTCAGGTTCATAGTATGGTAATAATGTTCCTGCGGGCTGTGCTATATCCCAAGTGAACTGCGCTTATTTATTCACGAGTCtctattgttagagtaggtgcccggcaagccaacttgtggctcgggttttattgactctaatgtaaaacaatctttattttaataatattttacgattttattcgattatgacattatactttatctgtatactcatgcaagctgcatagataaaatccttgaatatacaataggtaccatgaggtctgcgtctcaacgtaagatcatgaaactcattaggaagtgtatcgtatattctaaacaggttcctagtcgaatcagccgcctaaaacaaggataaaggtcgcttgagcttgagactagcatatgtggtgtaaatgtcatgtttcattggcaagggcatggagatgtccattcatacagatgggtgatcatatgatgatgcactgaacaaccctccctcggactatccaagtggttccctacttatcgagtggaatagtctgccgttatggttgtacatcattagtcctttgacccgagacaatgtaggggctatacgtactagcatgcactttgatccgtttaccgactccatcgagggtcatcaggtggcgaggttgggtgtaatttcgaaatacgtaggagcaaatgcattgtagtcggggattcaccgtttgcctacgggtgaagatatcctatgtgatatgatgagttatagtgcaaggagtctctggccagagcaagaaatagtgctttagggaaatgttttttcctagttgcacatgccatgccactattagtactcaaagataaatcgcatcgttatcgaattcatatgcaactctcgatataccaatgattgcaaattcgatcgagatatatgtgttgaagagaCAGTATTGTACGCTAActatgactaaaggttcttgcaggcactatcagtgatacctaggggatcatggggcgatgctactagacgctcttatcatgatccgatgggtgcaatcggaaatgagttctgacattcttgatcaaggagttgatgaaaagaatgaggttcACTatggtaaacccgaataagaataaatgttattctgaatcacatgcagacgtgaacccacggctagctgtatccctgaaccattgagggtcacacaagtatcggattctgtgttcccgttgaaatagtcaaatttcaaggaggtgcaatttggcgactatagtttgatggagatcaagtaggaagcttataaaggaatttatgagatgattccataggatgaaagaaatggaagttggcatgattgctaaataaggaagaaGAGTGGAACTCCcagttttgtgaaggagttcactaaaccTGGCAGCTGCCCAATAtggtaaataaaaaattttgatcttcgaaattttcaattttcattatacgaacaagatttgtattctTGATACATCGGCGTtttcggatcgtcgatcgaggttataatgag from the Primulina tabacum isolate GXHZ01 chromosome 8, ASM2559414v2, whole genome shotgun sequence genome contains:
- the LOC142553783 gene encoding magnesium transporter MRS2-1-like isoform X2; the encoded protein is MENLKERLILPKPASAFNLRDSSNRPATSGWLGVDISGLKKRGQGLKSWIRVDANGNSQVIEVDKFAVMRRCDLPARDLRLLDPLFVYPSTILGREKAIVVNLEQIRCIITADEVLLLNSLDSCVLQYVVELQRRLQAAGFGEVWQSEGPELCRRRGSRNFDNMFANTSPDYLPFEFRALEVALETACTFLDSQAAELEIEAYPLLDELTSKISTLNLERVRRLKSRLVALTRRVQKVRDEIEQLMDDDGDMAEMYLTEKKRHTETSFDGDQSSMGIRSVDGLLSAFSPISPVSSPSGGRKLEKNLSFARSRQDSMRSSESVVNRIEELEMMLEAYFVVIDSTLNKLTSLKEYIDDTEDFINIQLDNVRNQLIQFELLLTTATFLVAICGVVAED
- the LOC142553783 gene encoding magnesium transporter MRS2-1-like isoform X1, which gives rise to MENLKERLILPKPASAFNLRDSSNRPATSGWLGVDISGLKKRGQGLKSWIRVDANGNSQVIEVDKFAVMRRCDLPARDLRLLDPLFVYPSTILGREKAIVVNLEQIRCIITADEVLLLNSLDSCVLQYVVELQRRLQAAGFGEVWQSEGPELCRRRGSRNFDNMFANTSPDYLPFEFRALEVALETACTFLDSQAAELEIEAYPLLDELTSKISTLNLERVRRLKSRLVALTRRVQKVRDEIEQLMDDDGDMAEMYLTEKKRHTETSFDGDQSSMGIRSVDGLLSAFSPISPVSSPSGGRKLEKNLSFARSRQDSMRSSESVVNRIEELEMMLEAYFVVIDSTLNKLTSLKEYIDDTEDFINIQLDNVRNQLIQFELLLTTATFLVAICGVVAGIFGMNFPIPLFDDPDAFKWVIIITGVSGLIMFCLFLWFYKYRRLMPL